The Siniperca chuatsi isolate FFG_IHB_CAS linkage group LG12, ASM2008510v1, whole genome shotgun sequence genome has a segment encoding these proteins:
- the kbtbd7 gene encoding kelch repeat and BTB domain-containing protein 7 has protein sequence MASALSCFSGPEVLEDVNHARGLMKELKLLYDCRMLGDVTIGVECEEESLEQSGESARGDIEQLFLCSRNVLAAASPYFKSMFTGGLNESMQERVVIRGVDAESMSVIIDYCYTGRVTITESNVQRLYAAANMLQLEYIRKACSSFMTRRLDLSNCVGILKFADTYDNPELKENAQAFIARNFSQVCNGGELCELDLMQLKELLSLNTLDVDCERKVCSAALQWVEANAPQTREDALQALMCVRWNLFTEKDKCYLEGLMARPLFEKYLASFFNRSAEDSCGMSATLDVPKHRIGVSAKEMILFFGLPNDNIMCCDPYSEDLYFMAPPLEDLSSQDYKRSTMESLIACATPENNLYLASHLSKHFWLYNPVLNNWQELAERPLGRIHSGMGYLNGHVYLLGGRNPVTDARLKDVECYSVQRNQWTFVAPLPHSLGKMQVVALNDHLYVVNKRRMLCYDPKRNRWRHCGSLRRDKLHKACVFQDQIICVCDIPVVKAYSPTRGEWKRLGDIPIDSRALNYQVIQHNNKLLLLTQTLLQHNKNRVLIHEYDPGRDTWKNVMAVYVSTLGPVCVSTRVYPACLGSAHSFSTEEDDDSGSSADWDFDGLTDPDSDSGSSSSFSDENW, from the coding sequence ATGGCTTCGGCGCTGAGTTGCTTCAGTGGTCCCGAGGTGTTGGAGGACGTGAATCACGCTCGGGGTTTGATGAAAGAGTTGAAATTACTGTACGACTGTCGGATGCTCGGGGACGTTACTATCGGAGTTGAATGTGAAGAGGAGTCACTGGAGCAAAGCGGCGAGTCAGCCAGAGGTGACATTGAGCAACTTTTCCTGTGTAGCCGCAACGTCCTCGCCGCTGCCAGCCCTTACTTCAAAAGCATGTTCACCGGCGGGTTGAATGAGAGCATGCAGGAGAGAGTGGTCATCCGCGGGGTGGACGCCGAGTCTATGTCTGTTATCATCGACTATTGTTACACAGGCAGGGTGACCATCACGGAGAGCAACGTGCAGAGGCTGTACGCAGCGGCCAATATGCTTCAGCTTGAGTACATCAGGAAAGCCTGCTCCAGCTTCATGACAAGGAGGCTGGACCTCTCCAACTGTGTGGGGATACTGAAATTTGCAGACACCTATGACAATCCTGAACTGAAGGAGAATGCACAAGCTTTCATAGCCAGGAACTTTAGCCAGGTGTGTAATGGAGGGGAGCTTTGCGAGCTGGATTTGATGCAGTTAAAGGAGTTGTTGTCTCTGAACACTTTGGATGTGGACTGCGAAAGGAAGGTATGCTCAGCTGCTCTGCAGTGGGTAGAGGCTAATGCACCGCAGACAAGAGAGGATGCACTACAGGCGCTGATGTGTGTGCGCTGGAACTTGTTTACAGAGAAAGACAAGTGTTATCTGGAGGGACTCATGGCAAGGCCTTTATTTGAGAAATACCTTGCATCTTTCTTTAACAGGTCTGCAGAGGACAGCTGTGGAATGTCTGCAACTCTGGACGTACCAAAACACAGAATAGGTGTAAGTGCAAAAGAAATGATTCTCTTCTTTGGCCTACCCAACGACAACATAATGTGCTGTGACCCTTATTCAGAGGACCTGTATTTCATGGCTCCTCCTTTAGAAGACCTCAGCAGTCAGGATTACAAACGTTCCACCATGGAGTCCTTAATCGCTTGTGCCACGCCTGAAAACAACTTGTACCTAGCCTCCCACCTCTCTAAACACTTTTGGCTTTACAACCCTGTGCTCAACAACTGGCAGGAGTTGGCAGAGAGACCACTGGGGAGGATACACTCTGGGATGGGCTACCTAAACGGCCACGTGTACCTTCTGGGAGGAAGGAATCCAGTGACGGATGCCAGACTGAAGGACGTGGAGTGTTACAGCGTCCAGAGGAACCAGTGGACGTTCGTGGCTCCTCTGCCTCATTCTTTAGGTAAAATGCAGGTGGTGGCACTAAATGACCACTTGTATGTGGTGAACAAAAGGAGAATGCTTTGCTATGATCCCAAGAGGAACCGCTGGCGCCACTGTGGGTCTCTGAGAAGAGACAAGCTTCACAAGGCCTGCGTCTTTCAGGACCagatcatctgtgtgtgtgacatcccCGTAGTGAAAGCATACAGCCCCACCAGGGGGGAATGGAAGAGGTTGGGTGACATTCCCATTGACAGCCGTGCTCTAAATTACCAGGTGATCCAGCACAACAACAAGCTGCTCCTCCTCACTCAGACTTTACTGCAGCACAACAAAAACAGGGTCCTCATCCATGAATACGACCCAGGCAGGGACACCTGGAAGAACGTCATGGCAGTGTATGTGTCCACCCTGGGGCCCGTGTGTGTTTCAACACGCGTGTACCCAGCATGCCTTGGCTCTGCTCACAGCTTCTCTACAGAGGAGGACGATGACAGTGGCTCCAGTGCCGACTGGGACTTTGATGGGTTGACAGACCCAGACTCTGACTCTGGCAGCTCTAGCTCTTTCTCAGATGAGAACTGGTAG
- the wu:fc50b12 gene encoding p53-induced death domain-containing protein 1 encodes MPTKAQEDAVINLKTLQEISMQLGFEWTVLAYELGFNRTAIGRFHSKSTEKSIQARTMLESWYEKSWDKPNKTKLLQDGLERAGRRDLAERLHCLHWGHQKLSRRVELPSAFPFLITVHKTIHNQDALRRINDLNRRYT; translated from the exons ATGCCCACCAAAGCCCAAGAG gatGCTGTAATTAACCTGAAGACACTGCAGGAGATTTCCATGCAGCTTGGTTTTGAGTGGACAGTTTTGGCGTATGAGCTTGGCTTCAACAGAACTGCGATAGGGCGGTTCCACAGCAAATCTACAGAAAAGAGTATCCAGGCTAGGACCATGTTGGAAAGctg GTATGAGAAGTCATGGGACAAGCCCAATAAGACCAAACTGCTGCAAGATGGACTGGAGCGAGCAGGCAGACGGGACCTGGCTGAGAGGCTGCACTGCCTCCACTGGGGTCACCAGAAGCTGAGCCGTAGGGTTGAGCTGCCCTCCGCCTTCCCCTTCCTCATCACAGTCCACAAAACCATCCACAACCAAGATGCACTACGCAGGATCAACGACCTCAACCGTAGATACACTTAA